The proteins below are encoded in one region of Saccharomyces kudriavzevii IFO 1802 strain IFO1802 genome assembly, chromosome: 5:
- the AIM9 gene encoding Aim9p (similar to Saccharomyces cerevisiae AIM9 (YER080W); ancestral locus Anc_7.271): MIRHTVPGFSRRSVARLSKSVGTLRCITATAASTGKRFISNDPKEVFTKLANDNDPNRDAFFRYTWGSWLKNDKQHKEKRFTKFSIEGLNRILNDIYIQSNEMAKVVDGKILPPTFNRNLTVSLVNNVIPKNIGKINPNENVQVTTLSSIHEGKHHRIYKVDTNLNKAFILRIPYPLENENTLSYRIRSEVATMDFAGLKLGIKVPKIFCYGVNSLNPVRQPFVLQEFIEGDLLMRDWDPLMEDGSPNQKKFDNVIKQVSDFQSKLISLKLNGFGSIYFNNDFKDADDKEFVQDKVYDGETNPDLQNRWKIGPSVERCLWRHKSHLNFQKQMKPFLGPWSIESPMDIIKSAGLLEAENARMRLALKAAGSSPELVNSQTLKEQVTTFENLAKIAPDLFNVKTKAIPNMQELLSPRLFHPDLDPMNIIVNKESQEAYLLDFEGTCTKPFILQNSPQFIAYEGPKIYDLKEDISDFDKLSEAEKKQYQFMYKRTRNQHQWEKKLNENNPQLITAVAPPVKLLRSPYVAAVERKTEDEYLLIDESLLQLKEVWDIFAQNDLVKQKKFPLTYTKEDIERHVKDLQKLHEKLISTPFAATQGWVPQDMFDHLLKSGSIVKQENGEYAVKQPETSS, encoded by the coding sequence GCGGCTTCCACTGGTAAGAGATTTATATCTAACGATCCAAAGGAAGTCTTTACCAAATTAGCGAATGACAACGATCCAAATAGAGATGCCTTTTTCAGATACACATGGGGTTCGTGGCTAAAAAATGACAAACAAcacaaggaaaaaagatttACCAAGTTTTCCATTGAAGGTTTAAATCGCATTCTTAATGATATCTACATCCAGTCCAATGAAATGGCAAAAGTCGTTGATGGCAAGATCTTACCACCTACATTCAACAGGAATTTAACTGTCTCCTTAGTTAATAACGTTATACCAAAGAACATAGGAAAGATCAATCCTAACGAAAATGTCCAAGTAACCACATTGTCCAGTATTCACGAAGGTAAACATCACAGAATATACAAGGTCGACACCAATTTGAACAAAGCATTTATCTTGAGAATTCCTTACCCGTTGGAAAACGAGAACACTTTATCTTACAGAATAAGAAGTGAAGTAGCAACTATGGACTTTGCTGGCTTGAAGTTAGGCATTAAAGTTCCGAAAATTTTCTGCTATGGTGtcaattctttgaatccTGTAAGACAACCCTTTGTTCTACAAGAATTCATCGAAGGTGACCTATTGATGAGGGATTGGGATCCATTGATGGAAGATGGCTCTCCcaaccaaaagaaatttgacaACGTTATTAAACAAGTATCCGACTTTCAATCGAAGTTAATATCCTTAAAACTGAATGGATTTGGCTCCATCTATTTCAACaatgatttcaaagatgCAGACGATAAAGAATTTGTCCAGGACAAAGTGTACGACGGCGAAACCAATCCAGATTTACAAAATAGATGGAAAATTGGGCCATCTGTAGAAAGATGTCTTTGGAGACACAAGTCCcatttgaattttcaaaaacaaatgaAACCATTCTTGGGTCCATGGTCAATTGAATCGCCAATGGACATCATTAAAAGTGCCGGTCTATTGGAAGCTGAAAACGCTAGAATGAGATTGGCTTTAAAAGCGGCGGGAAGTTCCCCTGAATTAGTGAATTCTcaaactttgaaagaacaagTGACTACTTTCGAAAATTTGGCAAAGATTGCACCAGATTTATTCAACGTCAAGACCAAAGCCATCCCAAATATGCAAGAGCTATTATCACCGCGTCTGTTTCATCCTGATTTGGATCCAATGAATATCATCGTTAACAAAGAGTCCCAGGAGGCTTATTTATTAGATTTTGAAGGCACATGTACTAAGCCTTTCATTTTACAGAACTCTCCCCAGTTCATAGCTTATGAAGGTCCCAAAATCTATGACTTGAAGGAAGATATAAGCGATTTTGACAAGTTATCTGAAGCAGAAAAGAAGCAATATCAATTCATGTATAAGCGCACCCGTAACCAACACCAGtgggagaaaaaattaaatgaaaataaccCTCAATTGATTACTGCAGTGGCTCCACCCGTTAAATTACTAAGAAGCCCATACGTAGCTGCTGTAGAAAGGAAAACAGAAGATGAGTATTTATTAATCGATGAATCACTATTGCAACTGAAGGAAGTCTGGGACATTTTCGCTCAGAATGATTTAgtgaagcaaaaaaaattcccGCTGACTTATACTAaggaagatattgaaagaCATGTCAAAGACTTGCAAAAATTACACGAAAAACTAATATCTACCCCATTTGCTGCTACTCAGGGCTGGGTTCCTCAAGACATGTTTGACCATCTGTTAAAATCTGGTAGTATTGTCAAACAGGAAAACGGGGAATACGCCGTGAAACAACCTGAAACATCCAGTTAA
- the SER3 gene encoding phosphoglycerate dehydrogenase SER3 (similar to Saccharomyces cerevisiae SER3 (YER081W) and SER33 (YIL074C); ancestral locus Anc_7.273), with protein sequence MTGININGLQDTFQQAMSMSGSAGAVCTSPTQSFMNTVPQRLNDVKHPKILKPFSTGDMKILLLENVNQTAITIFEEQGYQVEFYKSSLPEEELIEKIKDVHAIGIRSKTRLTSNVLQYAKNLVCIGCFCIGTNQVDLDYATSKGIAVFNSPFSNSRSVAELVIAEIISLARQLGDRSIELHTGTWNKVAARCWEVRGKTLGIIGYGHIGSQLSVLAEAMGLHVLYYDVVTIMALGTARQVSTLDELLNKSDFVTLHVPATPETNKMLSAPQFAAMKDGAYVINASRGTVVDIPSLIQAMKANKIAGAALDVYPHEPAKNGEGSFNDDLNSWTSELVSLPNIILTPHIGGSTEEAQSSIGVEVASALSKYINEGNSVGSVNFPEVALKSLSYDQENTVRVLYIHQNVPGVLKTVNDILSNHNIEKQFSDSNGEIAYLMADISSVDQSDIKDIYEQLNQTSAKISIRLMY encoded by the coding sequence ATGACAGGCATTAACATCAATGGCTTACAGGATACATTTCAACAAGCTATGAGTATGAGCGGTTCTGCAGGTGCTGTTTGTACCTCACCAACCCAATCTTTCATGAATACCGTTCCACAGCGTTTGAACGATGTGAAGCACccaaaaatcttgaagcCTTTTTCAACAGGTGACATGAAGATCTTACTACTGGAAAACGTGAACCAAACTGCTATTAcaatctttgaagaacagGGTTATCAAGTCGAATTCTACAAATCTTCTTTGCCCGAAGAAGAATTAATCGAAAAGATTAAAGATGTTCACGCCATCGGAATTAGATCGAAGACCAGATTAACTTCAAACGTGCTACAATATGCCAAGAATTTAGTTTGTATTGGCTGTTTCTGTATTGGTACCAATCAAGTTGACCTAGACTACGCTACCAGTAAAGGTATCGCCGTCTTCAACTCGCCTTTCTCCAATTCGAGATCTGTAGCAGAATTGGTCATTGCTGAAATCATCAGCTTGGCAAGACAATTAGGTGACAGATCAATTGAGCTGCATACAGGCACATGGAACAAAGTTGCTGCTAGATGTTGGGAAGTAAGAGGAAAAACTCTTGGTATTATCGGATATGGTCACATTGGTTCTCAATTATCTGTTCTTGCAGAAGCAATGGGTTTGCATGTGTTATACTACGATGTCGTGACAATAATGGCCTTGGGTACTGCCAGACAAGTCTCCACTTTGGATGAACTATTAAACAAGTCTGATTTTGTGACATTACATGTCCCAGCTACTCCTGAGACTAATAAAATGTTATCGGCTCCACAATTTGCCGCTATGAAGGATGGTGCATATGTCATTAATGCTTCAAGAGGTACAGTCGTGGATATTCCATCTTTGATCCAGGCTATGAAAGCCAATAAAATTGCAGGTGCGGCCTTGGATGTTTACCCACACGAACCAGCTAAGAATGGAGAAGGTTCTTTTAACGACGACTTGAATAGCTGGACTTCCGAATTGGTTTCATTACCGAATATCATCTTGACACCTCACATTGGTGGTTCTACAGAGGAAGCCCAGAGTTCAATTGGTGTTGAAGTGGCTTCCGCATTGTCTAAATACATCAATGAAGGTAACTCTGTCGGTTCCGTTAATTTCCCAGAAGTGGCATTAAAGTCATTGTCTTatgatcaagaaaatactgTTCGTGTATTGTATATCCATCAAAATGTGCCAGGTGTTTTGAAGACTGTCAATGACATTTTGTCCAATCACAACATTGAAAAGCAATTTTCTGATTCAAACGGTGAAATTGCCTATCTAATGGCTGATATCTCTTCTGTTGACCAAAGTGATATTAAAGATATTTACGAACAGCTGAACCAAACTTCCGCCAAAATCTCTATTAGATTGATGTACTGA
- the UTP7 gene encoding Utp7p (similar to Saccharomyces cerevisiae UTP7 (YER082C); ancestral locus Anc_7.275), producing the protein MAHKKAGRRNHTKERENQEKFERSVTTNNTDNNRNQTKDKKLRAGLKKIDEQYKKAVSSAAATDYLLPESNGYLEPENELEKTFKVQQSEIKSSVDITTANKALDLSLKEFGPYHMNYAKNGTHLLITGRKGHVASMDWRKGQLRTELFLNETCHSATYLQNEQYFAVAQKKYTFIYDYEGTELHRLKQHIEARHLEFLPYHFLLASAGETGWLKYHDVSTGQLISELRTKAGPTTAMTQNPWNAVMHLGHSNGTVSLWSPSMPDPLVKLLSARGPVKSIAIDRSGYYMVTTGADKSMKIWDIRNFKQLHSIENLPTPGTNVSISDTGLLALSRGPHVTLWKDALKLSRDSKPCFGSMGGNPHRNTPYMSHLFAGNKVENMRFVPFEDLLGVGHQTGVTNLIVPGAGEANYDALELNPFETKKQRQEQEVRTLLNKLPADTITLDPNSIGSVDKRSSTIRLNAKDLAQVTVDASNKSKNNSDIPDVKPDVKGKNSGLRSFMRKKTQNVIDERKLRVQKQLHKEKNIRKRNQQIKEGVISEDHKDVVEEALSRFA; encoded by the coding sequence ATGGCTCATAAGAAAGCCGGTCGTAGAAATCACAcgaaagaaagagaaaaccAAGAGAAATTTGAACGTTCAGTAACTACCAATAATACTGATAATAACCGTAATCAAACCAAGGATAAAAAACTGAGAGCTggcttgaaaaaaatagatgAGCAATATAAAAAGGCAGTATCTTCTGCCGCGGCTACAGATTACCTTCTCCCTGAGTCCAATGGTTATTTGGAaccagaaaatgaacttgaaaagaCTTTCAAAGTACAACAGTCGGAAATCAAATCGAGCGTAGACATTACCACAGCGAACAAAGCTTTAGACCTATCGTTGAAGGAATTCGGTCCCTATCATATGAACTATGCCAAAAACGGTACACATCTTCTGATCACTGGCCGAAAAGGTCATGTGGCTTCTATGGATTGGAGAAAAGGTCAACTTCGTACTGAGctgtttttgaatgaaaccTGTCACTCAGCGACGTACTTGCAGAATGAACAATATTTTGCTGTGGCACAAAAGAAGTATACTTTCATTTATGACTACGAAGGTACAGAACTACATCGTTTGAAACAGCATATCGAGGCAAGACATTTAGAATTCTTACCATATCATTTTCTACTAGCGTCCGCGGGTGAGACAGGTTGGTTAAAATACCATGATGTTTCCACAGGTCAACTGATCTCAGAATTAAGAACCAAAGCTGGTCCCACCACAGCAATGACACAAAATCCGTGGAATGCTGTAATGCATTTAGGTCATTCTAACGGTACAGTATCACTGTGGTCGCCTTCCATGCCCGACCCATTAGTAAAATTACTCTCTGCTAGGGGCCCAGTGAAAAGCATTGCCATCGATAGAAGTGGTTATTACATGGTCACCACAGGTGCTGATAAATCGATGAAAATTTGGGATATTAGAAACTTCAAACAACTGCATTCTATCGAAAACTTACCAACACCAGGCACAAATGTTTCTATTTCGGATACTGGTCTACTAGCATTGTCCAGGGGACCGCATGTTACTTTATGGAAAGATGCGTTGAAACTGAGTAGAGATAGTAAACCGTGCTTTGGTTCCATGGGAGGGAACCCTCATAGGAACACTCCTTACATGTCACATCTGTTTGCTGGTAATAAAGTAGAAAATATGCGATTCGTACCATTTGAAGATTTATTGGGTGTCGGTCACCAAACAGGTGTTACCAATTTAATTGTGCCAGGTGCAGGTGAAGCTAATTACGATGCTTTAGAATTAAATCCATTCGAAACTAAGAAACAAAgacaagaacaagaggTCAGAACCTTATTAAACAAGCTACCAGCGGATACTATTACTTTGGATCCAAATTCCATAGGTTCTGTGGATAAAAGATCATCCACCATAAGGTTAAATGCTAAGGATTTGGCGCAAGTGACAGTGGACGCCAGTAACAAGTCCAAAAACAATAGTGATATTCCCGATGTAAAACCTGATGTGAAGGGTAAGAATTCCGGTCTGCGTTCCTTCATGCGTAAAAAGACTCAAAATGTTATTGATGAGAGGAAATTGAGAGTACAGAAACAATTGCataaagagaaaaacattcgcaaaagaaatcaacagATCAAAGAGGGTGTGATCTCGGAAGATCATAAAGATGTCGTCGAAGAAGCATTAAGCAGATTTGCTTAG
- the GET2 gene encoding GET complex subunit GET2 (similar to Saccharomyces cerevisiae GET2 (YER083C); ancestral locus Anc_7.277), with protein MSELTDAEKRRLLRERRQKKFSNGGASSRLNKITGQVSSHLNTESPLDSPSVEKTTPVESVRSATPISGEDSNTAPQLDLLKQLAAMQGQGTDGSSSQEPSTPDLLSLLNSMNAGVPSAEGVPSLGQASPMASINQAALDYHDYLLNRLKAWTILVKWIFFLLPYLFLITRPNGTVWPSYAFTQSSWFAPLRNPSNFTRVFATFEFLSISIYYQLLKNVEHKSKIKNLQDTNKLVKLISLVPEGMIPISNLRGKLVTVLQYWDLLSMLITDISFVLIVLGFLMYF; from the coding sequence ATGTCTGAATTAACAGATGCAGAAAAACGTAGGCTGCTAAGGGAAAGGAGGCAGAAGAAGTTCAGCAACGGAGGTGCCAGTTCGAGACTTAATAAGATCACCGGACAGGTAAGCAGCCATCTGAACACAGAATCTCCCTTGGATTCTCCCAGCGTTGAAAAGACTACGCCAGTCGAGAGTGTGCGTTCAGCTACTCCAATCAGCGGAGAGGATAGCAACACTGCGCCACAATTGGACCTATTGAAACAACTTGCCGCAATGCAGGGCCAAGGTACGGACGGAAGCTCCTCTCAGGAACCCTCCACTCCGGATCTGCTCTCTCTATTGAACTCCATGAATGCCGGAGTGCCCAGCGCAGAGGGCGTACCATCGCTTGGTCAAGCGTCTCCCATGGCCTCCATCAATCAAGCTGCTTTGGATTACCATGATTACTTACTGAACAGACTAAAAGCCTGGACCATCCTCGTCAAATGgatctttttcttactGCCCTATCTATTCCTGATTACAAGACCAAATGGTACAGTGTGGCCATCTTATGCGTTCACTCAGTCATCTTGGTTTGCACCTTTGAGGAACCCATCCAATTTTACCAGGGTTTTTGCTACATTCGAGTTTCTTTCCATATCCATCTACTATCAATTGTTAAAGAATGTGGAGCACAAAAGCAAGATTAAAAATTTACAAGACACTAACAAACTTGTCAAGCTGATTTCACTCGTGCCTGAGGGCATGATTCCTATCTCCAATCTGAGGGGCAAACTAGTCACGGTCTTACAATACTGGGACCTACTATCCATGCTCATTACAGACATTTCATTTGTGTTGATTGTGCTAGGCTTTTTGATGTATTTCTAA
- the SKDI05G1620 gene encoding uncharacterized protein (similar to Saccharomyces cerevisiae YER084W), protein MLNPSSNQYSSEFPMGYPADTRIRLKPSTLWAPPLTVSSAFSTSKSSTAAAAVAGSSVTPALTKQ, encoded by the coding sequence ATGCTCAACCCAAGCAGTAATCAGTATTCCTCAGAGTTTCCCATGGGGTATCCCGCAGACACCAGGATCAGATTGAAACCGTCCACCTTGTGGGCACCACCACTCACGGTGTCCTCCGCCTTCTCAACTTCGAAAAGCTCTACTGCCGCTGCCGCTGTTGCAGGTAGTTCCGTCACCCCTGCGCTAACAAAGCAATAG
- the SKDI05G1630 gene encoding uncharacterized protein (similar to Saccharomyces cerevisiae YER085C) produces the protein MNFRGPLVNFLKSILNNINSAFLHGIKQLQLQLLRETNILKVMNRGIEKLFGQESKNGLLPRVTEEEKDVVCRIRPHDECSKFEVIELKAKEMQMYYEKMVFEMTQEFRGDKRVFSLINHFSKSHDLGRIDTEIVKVERDRRYGEREIQVIPIRFKPICLERRAQMTRGGKK, from the coding sequence ATGAATTTCAGAGGACCATtggtaaattttttgaaaagcattttgaataacataAACTCTGCATTTCTGCATGGAATCAAGCAATTGCAACTGCAGTTGCTACGGGAAACCAACATTTTGAAGGTCATGAACAGAGGAATTGAGAAGTTGTTTGGTCAAGAgtcaaaaaatggattgCTTCCGCGCGtaactgaagaagagaaggaCGTGGTTTGTAGGATAAGGCCGCATGATGAATGTTCCAAGTTCGAAGTGATAGAGCTCAAGGCAAAAGAGATGCAGATGTACTACGAAAAGATGGTTTTTGAGATGACGCAAGAGTTTAGAGGCGATAAGAgggtattttctttgataaatcacttttcaaaaagccACGATCTGGGAAGAATAGATACAGAGATCGTAAAGGTAGAGCGTGATCGACGATATGGCGAAAGGGAAATTCAGGTGATTCCCATAAGATTTAAACCTATCTGTTTGGAGAGAAGAGCACAAATGACGAGAGGgggaaaaaagtaa
- the ILV1 gene encoding threonine ammonia-lyase ILV1 (similar to Saccharomyces cerevisiae ILV1 (YER086W); ancestral locus Anc_7.367), whose product MSATLLKQPLFTVVRQSRQSRVSGLNLLKLKAELHRQHLSPSLIKLHSELKLDELQTDNTPDYVRLVLRSSVYDVINESPISQGVGLSSRLNTNVILKREDLLPVFSFKLRGAYNMIAKLDDSQRNQGVIACSAGNHAQGVAFAAKHLKIPATIVMPVCTPSIKYQNVSRLGSQVVLYGNDFDEAKAECAKLAEERGLTNIPPFDHPYVIAGQGTVAMEILRQVRTANKIGAVFVPVGGGGLIAGIGAYLKRVAPHIKVIGVETFDAPTLHNSLQRNQRTPLPVVGSFADGTSVRMIGEETFRVAQQVVDEVVLVNTDEICAAVKDVFEDTRSIVEPSGALSVAGMKKYISTVHPEIDHTKHTYVPILSGANMNFDRLRFVSERAVLGEGKEVFMLVTLPDVPGAFKKMQKIIHPRSVTEFSYRYNEHRHESSSEVPKAYIYTSFSVVDREKEIKQVMQQLNALGFEAVDISDNELAKSHGRYLVGGASKVPNERIISFEFPERPGALTRFLGGLSDSWNLTLFHYRNHGADIGKVLAGISVPPRENLTFQKFLEDLGYTYHDETDNTVYQKFLKY is encoded by the coding sequence ATGTCTGCTACTCTATTAAAACAGCCCCTATTTACGGTTGTTCGGCAAAGTAGACAGTCGAGAGTGTCTGGACtaaatcttttgaaactaAAAGCAGAATTGCATAGACAACATCTGTCGCCTTCTTTAATAAAACTACACTCTGAATTGAAATTGGATGAGTTGCAAACCGACAATACCCCGGACTACGTCCGTTTAGTGTTAAGGTCCTCCGTATACGACGTTATCAATGAATCACCAATTTCTCAAGGTGTAGGTTTGTCTTCACGTTTGAATACGAACGTTATCTTGAAAAGGGAGGATCTTTTGCCCGTATTCTCTTTCAAGCTTCGTGGTGCCTACAATATGATTGCCAAACTGGACGActctcaaagaaatcaaggTGTTATTGCTTGCTCAGCAGGAAATCACGCCCAAGGTGTAGCATTTGCTGCTAAACACTTGAAAATACCTGCTACTATCGTTATGCCTGTTTGCACACCATCTATCAAATATCAAAACGTCTCCAGATTGGGCTCTCAGGTTGTTCTGTATGGTAACGATTTCGACGAAGCCAAAGCTGAATGTGCCAAATTGGCCGAAGAGCGTGGCCTGACAAACATTCCTCCTTTTGATCATCCTTATGTCATTGCAGGTCAAGGTACTGTAGCCATGGAAATCCTGAGACAAGTGCGTACCGCTAATAAGATCGGTGCTGTCTTTGTTCCCGTCGGTGGTGGTGGTCTAATTGCTGGTATTGGTGCCTATTTGAAAAGGGTCGCTCCTCATATTAAAGTCATTGGTGTTGAGACTTTCGATGCACCCACCCTACACAACTCCTTGCAACGCAACCAGAGAACTCCTTTGCCCGTTGTGGGTTCTTTTGCTGATGGTACTTCCGTCCGTATGATTGGTGAAGAAACCTTTAGAGTCGCCCAACAAGTGGTGGATGAAGTCGTCCTTGTTAACACGGATGAGATCTGTGCCGCAGTAAAAgatgtttttgaagatacCAGAAGTATTGTAGAACCATCTGGTGCCCTATCAGTGGCTGGTATGAAGAAATACATCTCTACCGTACATCCTGAAATTGACCATACTAAACACACTTACGTTCCTATCCTTTCTGGAGCTAATATGAACTTTGATAGATTAAGATTCGTTTCAGAACGTGCTGTTCTTGGTGAAGGTAAGGAAGTCTTTATGTTGGTTACTTTGCCGGACGTTCCTGGcgcattcaagaaaatgcaaaagATCATTCACCCACGATCCGTTACTGAATTCTCTTACCGTTATAACGAACATCGTCACGAATCCTCCAGTGAAGTCCCCAAGGCTTACATTTACACCTCTTTCAGCGTCGTTGAcagagaaaaggaaatcaagCAGGTGATGCAACAACTAAATGCATTAGGTTTCGAAGCAGTAGACATATCCGACAACGAATTGGCCAAGTCTCATGGTAGATATTTGGTTGGTGGTGCTTCTAAGGTGCCAAATGAAAGAATCATTTCGTTCGAATTTCCTGAAAGACCAGGTGCCTTGACTAGATTTCTTGGTGGCCTAAGTGATTCATGGAATTTGACTCTATTCCATTACAGGAACCATGGCGCCGATATCGGTAAAGTGTTGGCTGGTATTTCCGTCCCACCAAGAGAGAATTTgactttccaaaaattcttggaagatCTAGGTTACACTTATCATGATGAAACTGATAACACtgtttatcaaaaattcttgaagtaTTGA
- the AIM10 gene encoding putative proline--tRNA ligase AIM10 (similar to Saccharomyces cerevisiae AIM10 (YER087W); ancestral locus Anc_7.368), whose product MLKFSTLSRSCHIFHPKSFSDSTLKSETTQELLQTLGFIKRSQAGLFQWLPLGLRSLNKLTGAIRNRMDNDGKAIEVSLSAISSKSLWQTTGRWNNSELFKLKDSKGKQYCLTATCEEDITDLMKNYITSYKDMPITVYQMTRKYRDEIRPRGGLLRGREFLMKDAYSFASNKEDAFATFQKLDDTYNKIFKDLKIPFVSAWADSGDIGGEFSKEFHLIHESGEDTLMSCKHCGDVSTLDMSQSYPEKDGRYMGDVSYKYALTKDHSTLICFYFPKDRQLNWNLALNVMEKDIDPTLRNKSNDHVLEVYQNDNEDIMFSKILRVMDCRLNSKSNFPDFPLKKYLKNNFGQIDDVSIVDAQENEICGKCEEGSLQSFKSIEVGHIFLLGNKYTRPLNVKFVDKENKNDSFVHMGCYGIGVSRLVGAVAELGRDAHGFRWPAIMAPYKVSICTGPNNEESLQRIKQIKSDLLENSTLHLQNDILNQFNEKLGIGAKIKLSHALGIPLCVIVGPKSWPNVEIEARGIRWGKKDQWKKELERRGQDLNWKCTTENEDGIEKHLVPVEHLTEVIDMLLKDM is encoded by the coding sequence ATGCTGAAATTTAGTACATTATCTCGATCATGTCATATTTTCCACCCAAAATCTTTCTCTGACAGTACCCTTAAATCTGAAACCACTCAAGAACTACTTCAAACGCTGGGATTTATAAAACGCTCGCAAGCTGGGTTGTTCCAGTGGCTACCTCTTGGGCTCAGATCGCTCAATAAATTAACAGGCGCTATACGAAACCGAATGGATAACGATGGGAAAGCCATTGAAGTTTCGCTAAGTGCTATCTCTTCAAAGTCATTATGGCAAACGACGGGTCGCTGGAATAATAGTGAGTTATTTAAATTGAAGGATTCCAAAGGGAAGCAGTACTGCTTAACAGCAACATGTGAAGAAGACATTACGgatttaatgaaaaattacatTACCAGTTATAAAGATATGCCTATCACAGTGTATCAAATGACAAGAAAATATCGAGATGAAATTAGACCCAGAGGAGGTCTTTTACGTGGACGAGAATTTCTAATGAAGGATGCATATTCATTTGCCAGTAATAAAGAGGACGCATTTGCTACCTTTCAAAAGTTAGATGACACttataataaaatatttaAAGATCTGAAAATCCCCTTCGTTAGTGCGTGGGCAGATAGTGGTGATATAGGAGGTGAATTCAGCAAAGAGTTTCATTTGATTCATGAATCCGGCGAGGATACTTTAATGAGTTGCAAGCATTGTGGGGATGTCTCGACATTAGATATGTCTCAATCATATCCTGAAAAAGATGGGCGATATATGGGTGATGTCAGTTATAAGTATGCTTTAACAAAAGATCATTCCACCTTGATatgcttttattttccaaaggATAGACAATTGAACTGGAATTTGGCGCTGAATGTCATGGAAAAAGATATCGATCCAACATTAAGAAACAAATCGAATGATCATGTCTTGGAAGTTTACCAAAACGAcaatgaagatattatGTTCAGTAAGATATTAAGAGTTATGGATTGTAGACTGAATTCTAAGTCAAATTTTCCCGATTTCCCATTGAAgaagtatttgaaaaataattttGGTCAAATCGATGATGTTTCTATAGTAGATGCAcaggaaaatgaaatatgTGGCAAATGTGAAGAAGGAAGTTTGCAGTCCTTTAAAAGCATCGAAGTGGGCCATATATTCTTGTTGGGCAATAAGTACACGAGGCCACTGAACGTTAAGTTTGTCGATAAGGAGAATAAGAATGATTCGTTTGTTCATATGGGATGCTACGGTATCGGAGTAAGCAGGTTAGTTGGAGCAGTGGCTGAACTGGGGCGTGACGCTCATGGATTCAGATGGCCAGCCATAATGGCTCCATACAAAGTGTCAATTTGTACTGGGCCCAATAACGAAGAAAGTCTGCAGCGGATAAAGCAGATCAAGTCTGACCTGCTGGAAAATTCTACTCTGCACCTGCAAAATGATATTCTCAatcaattcaatgaaaaactggGTATAGGCGCTAAGATAAAATTATCCCACGCCTTGGGCATACCTTTATGTGTCATTGTAGGCCCAAAGAGCTGGCCCAATGTGGAAATTGAAGCCCGTGGCATAAGATGGGGTAAAAAGGACCAGTGGAAGAAGGAACTTGAGAGAAGAGGCCAAGATTTGAACTGGAAGTGCACCACCGAAAATGAAGACGGAATTGAGAAACATCTTGTTCCAGTAGAGCACTTAACAGAAGTCATTGACATGTTGCTGAAGGATATGTAG
- the SBH1 gene encoding Arf family guanine nucleotide exchange factor SBH1 (similar to Saccharomyces cerevisiae SBH2 (YER019C-A) and SBH1 (YER087C-B); ancestral locus Anc_7.369) — translation MSSPTPPGGQRTLQKRKQGSSQKVAASAQKKNTNSNNSILKIYSDEATGLRVDPLVVLFLAVGFIFSVVALHVISKVAGKLF, via the coding sequence ATGTCAAGCCCAACTCCTCCAGGTGGCCAACGTACTTtgcaaaagagaaaacagGGCAGTTCACAAAAGGTTGCGGCATCCgctcaaaagaagaacacAAACAGTAATAATTCGATCTTGAAGATCTATTCGGATGAGGCCACTGGTCTGAGAGTCGATCCTTTAGTGGTGTTGTTTCTAGCGGTCGGTTTCATTTTCTCGGTTGTTGCATTGCATGTTATTTCTAAAGTTGCAGGTAAGTTATTTTAG